One Centroberyx gerrardi isolate f3 chromosome 2, fCenGer3.hap1.cur.20231027, whole genome shotgun sequence DNA window includes the following coding sequences:
- the vsig8a gene encoding V-set and immunoglobulin domain-containing protein 8a, protein MQLTATGPQTVQRAEGESVTLGCTYTPSPSDTGELDIEWSVVSPDTTQKDQLLMSYTSGTKYIHADHALAKGLDFTASDPSMGDASLSIALLSPAHSATYQCKVKKSPGVDMRKVSLVVMAKPSVPKCWVEGGEMVGEAVSLHCKSAQGSTPLKYMWRRERGGPMPSAATQNSVTGELVISNHSQSFAGIYLCEATNAVGAEQCRINLRANKPPNRAAVIVGTVVGSLLLIILLLLFICLLLCKLSDRPRYEKEVSNEIREDAPAPESRPISRGASRSASQHPEVTYSQVGKSELSCFHEGRIYTPSTNSPGCTPVKYDSKFGYAV, encoded by the exons ATGCAGCTGACCGCCACAGGCCCCCAGACGGTCCAGAGGGCCGAGGGAGAGAGCGTGACTCTGGGCTGCACCTACACACCGAGCCCCTCAGACACCGGAGAGCTTGACATTGAATGGTCTGTGGTCAGCCCAGACACCACCCAGAAAGACCAGCTG CTCATGTCCTACACCAGCGGCACAAAGTACATCCACGCCGACCACGCTCTCGCAAAAGGGCTCGACTTCACTGCCAGCGACCCCTCGATGGGTGACGCCTCGCTCTCGATCGCTCTTCTGTCGCCTGCCCACAGTGCTACCTACCAGTGTAAAGTCAAGAAATCACCTGGCGTGGACATGCGCAAGGTGTCACTGGTGGTAATGG CAAAGCCCTCTGTGCCTAAGTgctgggtggagggaggagagatggtgGGGGAGGCTGTCTCCTTGCATTGCAAGTCTGCACAAGGTTCCACTCCCTTAAAATAcatgtggaggagagaaaggggaggccCCATGCCTTCTGCAGCCACACAGA ATAGTGTGACCGGAGAGCTGGTAATTAGTAACCACTCGCAGAGCTTTGCAGGAATATACCTTTGTGAAGCCACCAATGCTGTTGGAGCTGAACAGTGCAGGATTAATCTGAGAGCCAACAAAC CTCCGAACAGAGCAGCGGTGATAGTCGGCACCGTTGTGGGTTCTCtgctcctcatcatcctcctgctgctcttcaTCTGTCTTCTCCTCTGCAAGCTCAGCGACAGGCCGCGATATGAGAAGGAGGTCTCCAACGAGATCAG GGAAGATGCCCCGGCTCCTGAGAGCCGCCCCATCAGCCGCGGAGCAAGTCGGAGTGCCAGCCAGCACCCAGAGGTGACATACAGTCAGGTGGGCAAGTCAGAGCTAAGCTGTTTTCACGAAGGACGCATATACACTCCCTCCACCAACAGCCCTGGATGCACACCTGTCAAATATGACAGCAAGTTTGGATATGCGGTTTGA